In Thalassotalea sp. Sam97, a single window of DNA contains:
- the smc gene encoding chromosome segregation protein SMC: MRLKKIKLAGFKSFVDVTHVPFEQDMTAIVGPNGCGKSNIIDAVRWVLGESSAKNLRGDAMTDVIFNGSSARKPVGQASVELVFDNSDNSLSGSMADRSEVSIRRTVNRDAQNTYYLNGSKCRRKDITDIFLGTGLGPRSYAIIEQGMISRLIESKPQELRVFIEEAAGISKYKERRKETENRIRHTRDNLVRLADIRQELAVNLEKLHGQSQAAIRYKALKADERNVKAELAAIRFQHCQQKLDSLAKQQSQQKNILEQLLAQQRAAERHIVDARVKQDDGSEKLNQLTQQKLQLTSAIAGLEQRIEHNKQQRTRLQKTIERHQQERAQLKEHMQSVDNVRHSATALLEKLSPELEKQQQLARNISDELDDVITRQQAWQQHWDTLQTLHASFQQNVSINRTHIESTQQLMAKTEQRIEQLRGQVNDNKHQALQQQLTNMSNEQQDIAMQLATLQDGVDQIDDGVEQQQLAVTEQQQQVAKLTQQIQQCQARYDALVTVTETQNDWQKHQSQWLTRAGQQSLTTLLQQLDVEPGWETAVEMVLGHWLQAHLVSENVDVSGVVTDLAQGMLIIETQQANQAERLDDTSSLLSKIANAQSLTALFAHIRIVDDVAELMQKRQTLTAEQSLICAEGIWAGKGWLRKGILADADATQPDLLQRKAKLRAIEQQLGLLEPQHTQAQQRLDHSEETLHTLQAEQRQLVQRLQQQQLQQQQHHHQQQLLAQQYQQTQSDYQHVKAQLASQESLYQQELSRYQQLLEQQQQLDKDRQADPHARQQLIEQRDALQQQYRQYQQQQREITEQLQQLRLQQQKAEHDLSNAEQTWQREQQRLTQLDDQSTRYQQQLHDSQRPLAEQQQALQQLLTQTSELDKQQGAIHQRVQQSNNDIDNFNRQQHSLMQDITAAQQQLQQLVVDSENHKVRATTAKEQLVELRQSLPDVIARLASHATESQWQVKLATISKQISKLGAINLAAIDEFEAQSQRKQFLDSQHNDLEQALETLEGAIAKIDRQTKQQFKQTFDQVNNDLKYLFPKVFDGGSAYLELTGDDLLDTGVSIMARPPGKKNSTIALLSGGEKALTALSLVFAIFRLNPAPFCMLDEVDAPLDDANVGRFCKLVKEMSQTVQFIYISHNKIAMEMASHLTGVTMHEPGVSRMVAVDIDEAVAMAEAG, encoded by the coding sequence ATGCGCTTAAAAAAAATTAAACTTGCTGGCTTTAAATCTTTTGTTGATGTGACGCACGTACCCTTTGAGCAAGATATGACCGCGATTGTTGGCCCCAATGGTTGTGGTAAATCAAATATTATCGATGCAGTACGTTGGGTGCTCGGTGAGAGCTCGGCGAAAAACTTGCGCGGTGACGCAATGACGGATGTCATTTTTAATGGCTCCAGCGCACGTAAACCGGTTGGTCAAGCCAGTGTTGAATTGGTATTTGATAACAGCGATAACAGTTTATCAGGCTCTATGGCGGATCGCAGTGAGGTATCCATTCGTCGCACGGTCAATCGCGATGCGCAAAACACCTATTACCTTAATGGCAGTAAATGTCGTCGTAAAGACATTACCGATATTTTCCTTGGTACAGGGCTGGGGCCACGCAGTTATGCCATTATCGAGCAGGGCATGATCTCTCGGCTTATTGAGTCAAAACCACAAGAGCTACGAGTCTTTATTGAGGAAGCTGCCGGGATCTCAAAATATAAAGAGCGCCGTAAAGAGACCGAAAACCGTATTCGTCACACCCGCGACAATCTTGTGCGCCTTGCTGACATTCGTCAAGAGCTAGCGGTTAATCTTGAAAAATTGCATGGCCAATCACAAGCGGCGATACGCTATAAAGCGCTTAAGGCTGATGAGCGAAACGTCAAAGCGGAACTTGCCGCTATTCGTTTTCAGCACTGTCAGCAAAAGCTTGACTCATTGGCAAAGCAACAAAGCCAGCAAAAAAACATCCTTGAACAGTTGTTAGCGCAACAACGTGCCGCCGAGCGCCATATTGTCGATGCTCGGGTTAAACAAGATGATGGCAGCGAAAAGCTTAACCAGTTAACGCAACAAAAGTTACAGCTAACCTCAGCTATTGCGGGGCTAGAGCAGCGTATCGAGCACAATAAGCAACAGCGTACCCGTTTGCAAAAGACAATCGAACGTCATCAACAAGAAAGAGCGCAACTTAAAGAACACATGCAAAGCGTTGATAACGTGCGCCACAGTGCGACAGCCTTGCTTGAAAAGCTCAGTCCAGAGCTTGAAAAACAACAACAATTGGCGCGCAATATCAGTGATGAACTCGATGATGTGATCACCCGACAGCAGGCATGGCAACAACATTGGGATACATTACAAACGTTGCACGCCTCCTTTCAGCAAAACGTCAGTATTAATCGCACCCATATCGAATCGACGCAACAGTTGATGGCAAAAACGGAGCAACGCATCGAGCAATTGCGCGGCCAAGTTAATGATAATAAGCATCAAGCATTGCAACAACAATTGACCAACATGAGCAATGAGCAGCAAGATATTGCGATGCAGTTAGCGACCCTACAAGATGGCGTAGATCAAATCGATGATGGTGTCGAACAGCAACAGCTTGCGGTGACCGAGCAGCAACAGCAGGTTGCTAAGCTGACGCAACAAATACAGCAGTGCCAAGCGCGTTATGATGCGTTGGTTACCGTCACGGAAACACAAAACGATTGGCAAAAACACCAATCGCAGTGGTTGACCAGAGCAGGTCAGCAGTCACTAACAACGTTATTGCAGCAACTGGATGTTGAGCCTGGTTGGGAAACCGCGGTGGAAATGGTGCTTGGTCATTGGTTGCAGGCACACCTGGTCAGTGAAAACGTTGATGTCAGCGGCGTTGTCACGGATTTGGCACAAGGTATGCTGATCATTGAGACACAGCAGGCCAATCAGGCGGAGCGATTGGATGACACCAGCAGCCTGTTATCAAAAATTGCTAATGCGCAATCGTTGACCGCTTTGTTTGCTCATATCCGTATCGTCGACGATGTTGCAGAATTGATGCAAAAACGGCAAACCTTAACCGCTGAACAATCGCTGATTTGTGCCGAAGGCATTTGGGCTGGCAAGGGGTGGCTACGCAAGGGAATTTTGGCTGATGCTGATGCCACTCAGCCAGATCTGTTACAGCGCAAAGCTAAGTTGAGAGCTATTGAACAACAATTAGGGTTACTTGAGCCGCAACACACGCAAGCACAACAGCGATTAGACCATAGTGAAGAGACGTTGCATACCTTGCAAGCAGAGCAACGCCAGTTAGTGCAACGTCTACAGCAACAGCAACTGCAACAGCAACAACATCATCATCAACAACAATTGTTAGCGCAACAATATCAACAAACACAAAGCGACTACCAGCACGTTAAAGCGCAGTTGGCAAGCCAAGAGTCGTTATATCAGCAAGAGCTCTCACGTTATCAGCAGTTGTTAGAGCAGCAACAGCAACTTGATAAGGATAGACAGGCTGATCCGCATGCTCGACAACAGCTGATAGAGCAACGTGATGCACTGCAACAACAGTATCGCCAATATCAGCAACAACAACGCGAGATCACTGAGCAATTGCAGCAATTACGCTTACAGCAGCAAAAAGCGGAACATGATCTGAGCAATGCTGAACAAACATGGCAACGCGAGCAACAGCGATTGACGCAACTTGACGACCAAAGCACGCGGTATCAACAGCAACTGCACGATAGTCAAAGACCGTTAGCGGAGCAACAACAGGCGTTGCAGCAGCTGTTAACGCAAACCAGCGAATTGGACAAACAGCAGGGGGCTATTCATCAACGAGTACAGCAATCCAATAACGACATCGATAACTTCAATCGCCAACAACATAGCTTGATGCAAGACATCACCGCGGCGCAACAACAGTTACAACAGTTGGTCGTTGATAGCGAAAACCATAAAGTACGCGCGACCACGGCAAAGGAGCAGTTAGTTGAGCTACGCCAGTCATTGCCTGATGTGATTGCTCGCTTGGCGAGCCATGCGACGGAAAGTCAGTGGCAGGTAAAACTGGCGACCATTAGTAAACAAATCAGCAAATTGGGGGCCATTAATTTGGCTGCCATTGATGAATTTGAGGCACAATCACAACGTAAGCAGTTTTTAGACAGTCAACATAATGATTTGGAACAGGCCTTAGAAACATTAGAAGGGGCGATAGCCAAAATCGATCGGCAAACAAAACAGCAGTTTAAGCAAACGTTTGATCAAGTGAATAACGATCTTAAATATCTGTTTCCTAAGGTTTTTGATGGTGGAAGTGCCTACTTGGAACTGACCGGAGATGATTTGCTTGATACCGGTGTGAGCATTATGGCAAGGCCACCGGGCAAAAAAAATAGTACAATTGCGTTACTTTCCGGTGGTGAAAAGGCGTTAACCGCATTATCATTGGTATTTGCGATATTTCGACTTAATCCCGCACCATTTTGTATGCTCGACGAAGTGGATGCACCTTTGGATGATGCAAACGTTGGTCGCTTTTGTAAGCTTGTCAAAGAAATGTCGCAGACAGTACAATTTATCTATATTAGCCATAACAAAATTGCTATGGAGATGGCCTCGCACTTAACCGGGGTTACTATGCATGAGCCTGGCGTGTCCCGCATGGTTGCGGTGGATATCGACGAGGCTGTGGCTATGGCAGAAGCAGGTTAG
- a CDS encoding patatin-like phospholipase family protein has translation MAALQLHAGKTAYEQIQQHGLQQGLFKALIGASGGPKWFVLAGLDRYFCGEFFNNRQSPLYTLGSSAGAWRFACYGQTDPLAAMNRLIDGYASLHYPNNATMKQISIQSERLLADVLGQDGATQIANNPIFENHIVVAKSKGLTRYENKPVQLLGLLHSALSNSIDRRRLSRHYQRLVFSRNPQQVPFNYHDGIDTQLVSLTADNTYQALLATGAIPLLVHGVQDITGAGSGMYRDGGIIDYHFDQPFLAPQTCADRVNELGKPGLVLYPHFYHQFKPGWFDKFLPKRQANPAYFDNVLVLSPTADFVGRLPYQKIPDREDFKHLNDEQRMRYWRQVISLSHELADEFSNLVGRADAHQHVQLMTVPEQSR, from the coding sequence ATGGCCGCTCTGCAGTTACATGCGGGTAAAACCGCTTATGAGCAAATTCAACAACATGGTTTACAGCAAGGGCTTTTTAAAGCGTTAATTGGGGCAAGTGGCGGACCAAAGTGGTTTGTGTTGGCCGGTCTTGATCGCTATTTTTGTGGCGAGTTTTTTAACAACCGTCAATCGCCTTTATATACGCTTGGCTCATCTGCTGGTGCCTGGCGATTTGCCTGCTATGGTCAGACTGATCCGCTAGCGGCAATGAACCGCTTGATTGACGGGTATGCGAGCTTACACTATCCCAACAACGCGACTATGAAACAAATATCGATCCAAAGTGAGCGATTGTTGGCGGATGTGTTGGGCCAAGATGGCGCCACACAGATCGCCAATAATCCGATATTTGAAAATCATATCGTAGTGGCCAAATCCAAAGGCTTAACCCGCTATGAAAATAAACCGGTACAATTACTGGGTTTACTTCACAGTGCACTCAGTAACAGCATTGACCGGCGCCGTTTGTCTCGTCATTATCAACGCCTAGTGTTTAGTCGCAACCCCCAGCAAGTGCCGTTTAATTACCATGATGGTATCGATACTCAGTTGGTATCATTGACGGCTGACAACACCTATCAGGCGCTATTAGCGACTGGCGCGATCCCTTTGTTGGTTCATGGCGTGCAAGATATTACCGGTGCCGGTTCGGGGATGTATCGAGATGGTGGTATTATTGACTATCATTTTGACCAGCCATTCTTAGCACCACAAACCTGTGCCGATCGTGTTAATGAGCTTGGCAAGCCGGGCTTGGTGCTGTACCCGCACTTTTATCATCAGTTCAAACCCGGCTGGTTTGATAAGTTTTTACCGAAACGACAAGCCAACCCTGCGTATTTTGATAACGTGCTGGTATTGTCACCAACGGCCGACTTTGTTGGTCGTTTACCGTACCAAAAAATTCCCGATCGTGAAGACTTTAAACACCTTAACGATGAGCAGCGCATGCGTTATTGGCGTCAGGTTATCAGCCTGAGTCATGAGTTAGCGGATGAGTTTTCGAACTTGGTTGGCCGCGCTGATGCGCACCAACATGTACAACTCATGACGGTGCCAGAACAGTCTCGCTAA
- a CDS encoding protein kinase domain-containing protein, translating into MLELAVAEQKLKHFYIAEDQSIYLLSSKDAAKLKKWIDLCVRQLNRLGYRDVEMIGKGAYGFVFAGINEQGASEVFKFSRLDLPMHVQDRLAEEAQMQATIEHVAIPKIYDYLKIKRQSIIHMSRAIGEDLDVISLRQGPLSTEQVVCITVQLMTLLQYIADPRNNRVGKPLVHGDIKPSNMVWDEATQQLQLIDWGSSVWAQVDKQGQTTANNVMDLMSSDLQQTNARMGDIYFIGEEQLHGALSSPRFDEQGMAATIYALASGQSCRYGYKVITASSLGLPQILAKSLDVMLGDDPIFRRQAADYLFANLPLLKRLVLKDTPTKPRAEPLIPVKLKHHHEDMDTVVYGSRKSFLREQGSDQSLIDVDDVQLEKYYKNYLAGMGATEKAFIAAVSRLAKYPVVGGLAIRWEKDGVYVDSNITLFDPALEYAFQSAVNNMIRLAQGIHRVGIFKSCLFNAKDTLHFERDDASKPFVNDEQVIPFDVSATTDIDNVSKLHSYFEDGKDPDEYLHLPDDIMRVLKTLNGIHHTGCIIFEVLEKHLKIHSNLMLLDHQKQPEFERCLADLLALLPTIDQLGIAGFMKLPYKDTRFFEHINQMPEQFYPKNPRAC; encoded by the coding sequence ATGTTGGAACTCGCTGTGGCAGAACAAAAATTAAAACACTTTTACATTGCCGAAGATCAATCGATTTATTTGCTCAGCTCAAAAGATGCTGCAAAGTTAAAGAAATGGATAGATTTATGTGTGCGTCAGCTTAATCGTTTAGGTTATCGTGATGTTGAGATGATTGGCAAAGGCGCTTATGGCTTTGTGTTTGCCGGTATTAATGAGCAGGGGGCGTCGGAGGTCTTTAAATTCTCGCGACTTGATTTGCCGATGCATGTTCAGGATAGGTTGGCTGAGGAAGCGCAAATGCAGGCGACCATAGAGCACGTCGCCATTCCCAAAATATACGATTATCTGAAAATAAAACGCCAGTCGATTATTCACATGAGCCGCGCCATTGGTGAAGATTTAGATGTGATTTCTTTGCGTCAGGGGCCACTATCTACGGAACAAGTGGTCTGCATTACGGTGCAACTTATGACGTTACTGCAATACATCGCTGATCCGCGCAATAATCGTGTTGGTAAGCCGTTAGTGCATGGTGATATCAAGCCGTCGAATATGGTTTGGGACGAGGCAACGCAGCAACTGCAGTTAATTGATTGGGGCTCGTCGGTTTGGGCGCAAGTCGATAAACAAGGTCAAACAACGGCAAATAACGTTATGGACTTGATGAGTAGCGACTTACAGCAAACCAATGCCCGTATGGGAGATATCTATTTCATTGGCGAGGAACAGCTCCATGGTGCGTTATCGTCACCACGGTTTGATGAGCAAGGTATGGCGGCAACCATTTACGCTTTAGCATCGGGCCAATCGTGTCGCTACGGTTATAAAGTGATCACCGCAAGCTCACTTGGCTTACCGCAAATATTGGCTAAATCTCTTGATGTGATGTTAGGTGATGATCCCATATTCCGTCGCCAAGCTGCGGATTATTTATTTGCGAATTTACCGTTGTTAAAACGTCTGGTTCTTAAAGATACGCCAACCAAACCACGCGCTGAACCGCTCATCCCTGTAAAGCTTAAGCACCACCATGAGGATATGGACACGGTTGTCTATGGTTCGCGTAAATCGTTTTTACGTGAACAAGGCAGCGATCAAAGCCTTATCGACGTTGACGATGTGCAGCTGGAAAAATATTATAAGAATTACTTAGCGGGCATGGGCGCAACCGAAAAGGCGTTTATCGCCGCAGTCAGTCGTCTCGCCAAATATCCCGTTGTAGGTGGCCTGGCTATTCGTTGGGAAAAAGATGGAGTCTACGTTGATTCCAATATTACTTTGTTTGACCCCGCGCTAGAGTATGCGTTTCAATCCGCGGTCAATAATATGATCCGCTTGGCACAAGGGATCCATCGTGTCGGTATTTTTAAATCTTGCTTGTTTAATGCCAAAGATACCCTGCATTTTGAGCGTGATGATGCCAGTAAGCCGTTTGTTAATGATGAGCAGGTGATCCCTTTTGATGTATCCGCAACGACCGATATTGATAACGTCAGTAAACTGCACTCTTACTTTGAAGACGGTAAAGATCCTGACGAGTATCTGCATTTGCCTGATGATATAATGCGCGTATTGAAAACCTTAAATGGCATCCATCATACCGGTTGTATCATTTTTGAGGTGCTGGAAAAGCACTTGAAAATCCACAGTAATCTAATGCTACTCGATCATCAAAAGCAACCAGAATTCGAACGTTGCTTGGCTGATTTATTGGCGCTACTGCCGACCATTGATCAACTCGGTATCGCTGGATTTATGAAATTACCGTACAAGGATACACGCTTTTTTGAGCACATTAACCAAATGCCTGAGCAGTTTTATCCGAAAAACCCTAGGGCGTGTTAA
- the cysZ gene encoding sulfate transporter CysZ, whose amino-acid sequence MRTAQLEPSANSGIGYFLKGFELIRSKGIRRFVFVPLAVNLILFSVAFHYLSLHIAEWVAAFDAWLPDGWAWLTTFVGPLMYISALVIFSFFFSTFANWIAAPFNGLLSEKMEQMLAGYEISDSGFLDVVKDIPRTLKREWRKLMYYLPRAIGFFILLWLIPVFGQLIWFLFVAWMMAIQYCDYPFDNRKVAFEDMTGKLAEHKGKCFSFGSGVAIAAMIPIVNLVVMPVAICGATAMWVDHFQQDYRA is encoded by the coding sequence ATGCGTACGGCACAGCTTGAACCTTCAGCCAACAGTGGGATCGGCTATTTTCTTAAAGGCTTTGAATTAATTCGCAGCAAAGGTATTCGCCGTTTTGTGTTCGTGCCATTGGCTGTTAACCTGATTCTTTTTTCAGTCGCATTTCATTACCTTAGCCTCCATATTGCAGAATGGGTAGCCGCCTTTGACGCATGGTTGCCTGACGGTTGGGCTTGGCTAACGACTTTTGTTGGGCCCTTAATGTACATCAGCGCGTTAGTGATTTTTTCATTTTTTTTCTCCACGTTTGCCAATTGGATCGCTGCGCCGTTTAACGGTTTGCTCAGTGAAAAAATGGAACAAATGCTCGCCGGATACGAGATCAGCGATAGCGGTTTTTTGGATGTGGTTAAAGACATTCCGCGTACGTTAAAACGCGAATGGCGTAAGCTGATGTACTACCTTCCTCGCGCCATCGGCTTTTTTATTTTACTATGGCTTATCCCTGTCTTTGGCCAGCTGATCTGGTTTTTATTCGTTGCTTGGATGATGGCAATCCAATACTGCGATTACCCTTTTGATAACCGAAAAGTCGCTTTTGAAGACATGACCGGCAAACTGGCCGAGCACAAAGGTAAATGCTTTAGCTTTGGCAGCGGGGTGGCGATTGCGGCGATGATACCTATCGTTAACTTGGTGGTAATGCCAGTAGCGATTTGTGGCGCAACGGCGATGTGGGTTGACCACTTTCAACAAGATTACCGCGCCTAA
- a CDS encoding transporter substrate-binding domain-containing protein has protein sequence MVFACHTQAIAKNIAATSPKSGELRVLVWQGANDFVSTADSFVARDQQYLQRYAKQHNLTLRFIRKQQYDQLIPALLANEGDVIAANMAVSDLRKHHVDFTLPIVDSTEYIIHGRHSESLHQATDLAGRTIAVQAGTSYAITAIGLAKVYPDINIVEIASHKSLNEILEGVATGQFDLTIIDSHILKSALKHRRDIVKSIQANRAKDIAWAVRKESFALKNSLDQFLRQQGWTTVTSDEGKTSWDDISERRTIRFAMQNVMSSYYLWKGQLMGFHYELARDFAKRHNLRYEIVVAANDSELFELVKTGKADIALGFHSPQAHHQQGFAFSRPYHYATEQIVTGADDPPIRSLEDLKYRNITVAKDSSYWFTLKALQEHIPQMTVTAAPEGFDTSRLIAAVANGDVDVTLADNHLIGLEKKLNENVTPSIFIGERKPQSWLFKQGCKTLQAKINGYIRTTYRSVFYNVIHNKYFENNRLIKRHRDAYYALQDGGALSPYDALVEKYAIKYDFDPKLLIAQMYQESRFDPNALSDAGAQGLFQVMPQTAQQLNINNITTPENGIHAGVKYMAWVAKQIKELDIPEEQQIWFTLASYNAGYGHVLDARRLARDKGWQDDVWFGHVERAMLLLSQAKYASKARYGYVRGAEPVNYVRNIRHKYDIIKRAPRETPATQITQASYQLAR, from the coding sequence TTGGTTTTTGCATGCCATACACAAGCCATCGCCAAAAATATTGCCGCCACATCACCAAAGTCAGGTGAGTTGCGAGTGCTGGTATGGCAAGGTGCTAACGATTTTGTCTCAACAGCCGATTCGTTTGTCGCCCGCGACCAGCAATATTTGCAGCGTTACGCTAAGCAACATAATCTCACTTTGCGCTTTATCCGTAAGCAACAATATGACCAGTTAATCCCAGCGTTACTTGCTAACGAAGGTGACGTCATTGCCGCCAACATGGCAGTTAGTGATCTGCGCAAGCATCATGTAGATTTTACCTTGCCAATTGTTGATAGCACGGAATACATCATCCATGGTCGTCACAGTGAGTCGCTGCATCAAGCAACGGATTTGGCCGGGCGGACCATCGCCGTTCAAGCGGGTACCTCTTATGCAATAACGGCCATTGGCTTAGCAAAGGTTTACCCTGACATAAATATCGTTGAAATTGCCAGCCACAAGTCACTTAATGAGATATTAGAAGGTGTTGCTACAGGTCAATTTGACTTGACCATTATCGACAGTCATATCCTCAAATCCGCATTAAAACACCGACGAGATATAGTTAAAAGTATCCAAGCCAATCGTGCCAAAGACATCGCATGGGCAGTGCGCAAGGAGTCATTTGCCCTTAAAAACAGCCTCGACCAGTTTCTTCGTCAACAAGGTTGGACAACCGTGACCTCAGACGAAGGCAAAACCTCTTGGGATGATATTAGCGAGCGGCGCACCATACGCTTTGCCATGCAAAACGTCATGTCGTCGTATTATCTATGGAAAGGTCAACTGATGGGGTTCCATTATGAGTTGGCGCGTGACTTTGCCAAGCGTCACAACCTGCGCTACGAAATCGTCGTTGCCGCTAACGACAGTGAACTCTTTGAGCTGGTAAAAACCGGGAAAGCCGATATTGCCCTTGGTTTTCATTCGCCACAAGCACATCATCAACAAGGCTTTGCCTTTTCACGGCCCTATCATTATGCGACCGAGCAAATTGTTACGGGTGCTGACGATCCACCTATCCGTAGCCTCGAAGATCTTAAATATCGCAACATCACCGTTGCAAAAGATAGCTCTTATTGGTTTACGTTAAAAGCATTGCAAGAGCACATACCGCAGATGACCGTAACCGCAGCCCCCGAAGGCTTCGATACGAGCCGTTTAATCGCCGCTGTTGCCAACGGCGATGTTGATGTAACGCTGGCTGATAATCACCTTATTGGCCTTGAGAAAAAACTCAACGAAAACGTAACGCCAAGTATTTTTATCGGTGAACGAAAACCGCAAAGTTGGCTGTTTAAACAAGGGTGCAAAACCCTACAAGCAAAAATTAACGGTTACATACGAACCACTTACCGTAGCGTATTTTACAATGTCATTCACAATAAATACTTTGAGAATAACCGTTTGATTAAACGCCACCGTGATGCCTATTATGCTCTGCAAGATGGCGGAGCACTGTCCCCTTATGATGCACTCGTCGAAAAGTACGCCATCAAGTACGACTTTGATCCCAAGCTATTAATCGCGCAAATGTATCAAGAGAGTCGCTTTGATCCCAATGCCCTTTCTGATGCTGGCGCTCAAGGGCTGTTTCAAGTGATGCCGCAAACCGCACAACAACTCAATATAAACAACATAACAACGCCAGAAAATGGCATTCATGCGGGGGTCAAATATATGGCCTGGGTAGCCAAGCAAATCAAAGAGCTAGATATTCCTGAAGAGCAACAAATTTGGTTCACCCTAGCATCATACAATGCGGGTTATGGTCATGTTCTTGATGCTCGTCGATTAGCACGCGACAAAGGTTGGCAAGATGATGTGTGGTTTGGTCACGTTGAACGTGCCATGTTGCTATTATCACAAGCGAAATACGCCTCGAAAGCACGTTATGGTTATGTTCGTGGAGCAGAGCCTGTCAATTATGTACGCAACATCCGCCATAAATACGACATCATTAAACGAGCACCTCGTGAAACACCGGCCACGCAAATAACACAAGCGTCTTACCAACTTGCTCGCTGA
- a CDS encoding anti-phage deoxyguanosine triphosphatase, whose protein sequence is MMNENWLQRRSEHAFRRSDHRSPFQRDRARILHSAAFRRLQAKTQVMGVGKSDFYRTRLTHSLEAAQIGSGIVAQLRSKFARHCEFLLPSDDALVEALCLAHDIGHPPFGHGGEVALNYMMHQFGGFEGNGQTLRIVSKLEPYTEHYGMNLSRRTLLGLLKYPQLIDRLTNQQNRTPPVNFRQLKANDWLPPKGLFHDDLDILEWILSPLSDQDKERFQSHQENSRGHHKTCFKSFDCSIMELADDIAYGIHDLEDAIVTDVVNYDSFYQAVVIPLKKIDDAFIDRHSDDITEKLFSGKRYLQKDAIGMLVNYLITAIELVDLNDQPQHTFQEPLLRYNAALPPAQASVLKLFKDYVYRYVIKQADIQRMEYKGQQIIMELFEAFASDPERLLPPQTSAQWLNACERGCNPQRVIADYLSGMTDAHAMKVYNSLFTSVDSVASKDHY, encoded by the coding sequence ATGATGAATGAGAATTGGTTACAACGACGTTCAGAGCACGCCTTTCGACGGTCAGATCATCGCTCCCCCTTTCAACGTGATAGAGCGCGCATACTGCACTCTGCGGCGTTTCGTCGCTTGCAAGCCAAAACACAAGTGATGGGCGTAGGGAAAAGCGATTTTTATCGCACTCGATTAACACATTCCCTAGAGGCGGCACAAATTGGCTCGGGCATTGTTGCCCAATTGCGATCCAAATTTGCTCGCCACTGTGAGTTTTTACTGCCAAGTGACGATGCCCTCGTTGAAGCCTTATGTCTGGCTCACGATATTGGTCACCCGCCGTTTGGTCACGGTGGTGAAGTTGCCTTAAACTACATGATGCATCAGTTTGGCGGCTTTGAAGGTAACGGCCAAACCTTGCGCATCGTCAGTAAATTAGAACCCTATACCGAACACTATGGTATGAATTTGTCACGTCGTACATTACTCGGCCTATTAAAATACCCGCAACTTATCGACCGCTTAACCAATCAACAAAACCGAACTCCCCCCGTTAATTTTCGCCAGCTCAAGGCCAATGATTGGTTGCCACCTAAAGGCTTATTTCATGACGATCTCGACATCTTAGAGTGGATTCTGTCACCGCTTAGCGACCAAGATAAAGAGCGCTTTCAGAGCCATCAAGAAAACTCCCGAGGTCATCATAAAACGTGTTTTAAATCATTCGATTGCTCCATTATGGAGCTCGCTGATGACATCGCCTACGGCATTCATGATCTCGAAGATGCCATCGTAACCGATGTGGTCAATTACGACAGTTTTTATCAAGCGGTGGTGATCCCATTAAAAAAAATCGATGATGCCTTTATTGATAGGCATAGCGATGACATCACCGAAAAACTGTTTTCAGGTAAGCGGTATTTACAAAAAGATGCGATCGGCATGTTAGTTAACTATTTGATCACCGCTATCGAGTTGGTCGATTTAAATGATCAACCGCAGCACACATTTCAAGAGCCGTTATTGCGCTACAATGCCGCCCTACCTCCTGCCCAAGCAAGCGTATTAAAACTGTTTAAAGATTATGTTTATCGTTATGTGATCAAGCAAGCAGACATCCAGCGCATGGAATACAAAGGTCAACAGATTATCATGGAGCTGTTTGAAGCGTTTGCCAGTGATCCTGAGCGGTTATTGCCACCGCAAACCAGTGCCCAGTGGCTTAATGCTTGTGAGCGAGGATGCAACCCACAACGAGTTATTGCCGACTATTTATCCGGCATGACCGACGCGCATGCCATGAAAGTCTATAACAGTTTATTTACCTCAGTTGATTCGGTGGCCAGCAAAGATCATTACTAA